A genomic region of Carassius carassius chromosome 13, fCarCar2.1, whole genome shotgun sequence contains the following coding sequences:
- the si:ch1073-390k14.1 gene encoding deoxyribodipyrimidine photo-lyase isoform X2 has product MLDQDWPDILFSTAPLKSLDTLLHSPHASDTKVYVVNDKADELELALALSLYETKLTKPVHQPYKSYADLTTSGVNQSNISDGAEEAENQAGAKWTLDTEVHNTTCAIKNTNKENDDLKVTKSTRSQRRRLRKKQHLLKNPSGPRPVLLWFRRDLRMWDNPALIGCLELGAPVIPVFLWNVVEEEGPGVTVATGGASKYWLHQALVSLNCSLEKRGSNLVTLKAEVSSLTALQGLIAETGAASVVATALYEPWLKERDDSVWEKLEKQGVKCHVYHSYCLRDPYTVSTRGVGLRGIGSVSHFMSCCQQNPGSGQTSPLDAPAALPAPSAWPQGCPLVDLGLARMPRRKDGTEIDWAVNIRKSWDISEEGAQAHLEAFLRDGVYRYEKESSRADEPNTSSLSPYLHFGQLSARSLLWDARGAHCRPPKFQRKLAWRDLAYWQLCLFPDLPWESLRPPYKALRWSSDHVHLKAWQRGCTGYPLIDAAMRQLWQTGWMNNYMRHVVASFLIAYLHIAWQEGYRWFQDTLVDADVAIDAMMWQNGGMCGLDHWNFVMHPVDAALTCDPYGTYVRQWCPELKALPDDLVHKPWKCPASMLRRAGVVLGGNYPERIVVDLEERRAQSLQDVATVRRRFREFVDQRSGCDLVPVPARLVQDALGSMEDVMSREGTGFLLPVITRMEFKHQSEDPDRQDNTSSAVLKGYVSRKRDETIAFLNERDFTASVMCENTQRRERLERDWCLLEGLPKPTVSRGRARRTPTRDPYSKVPGGVAVPHR; this is encoded by the exons ATGCTCGATCAGGATTGGCCAGACATCTTATTCAGCACCGCCCCTCTAAAGTCACTGGATACGCTGTTACATAGTCCTCATGCTTCTGATACTAAAGTTTATGTAGTTAAC GATAAAGCGGATGAATTAGAGTTGGCTTTAGCACTCTCTCTTTATGAAACCAAACTTACCAAACCAGTTCATCAGCCTTACAAAAGCTATGCAGACTTGACAACGTCAGGTGTTAATCAGTCAAACATCAGTGATGGAGCAGAAGAAGCAGAGAACCAGGCTGGTGCAAAATGGACACTAGATACTGAGGTACATAACACCACGTGTgccattaaaaacacaaataaagaaaatgatgaTCTCAAGGTCACAAAGTCAACAAGGTCACAAAGGCGTCGCCTGCGTAAGAAGCAGCATTTGTTGAAGAACCCATCGGGACCACGACCGGTTCTGCTCTGGTTCAGAAGGGACCTCCGCATGTGGGATAACCCTGCTCTCATTGGCTGCCTGGAGCTTGGTGCACCTGTCATTCCTGTCTTCCTGTGGAATGTGGTGGAGGAGGAGGGTCCAGGGGTTACCGTGGCTACCGGTGGGGCGTCTAAATACTGGCTGCATCAGGCACTAGTGAGTCTGAACTGCTCTCTGGAGAAGCGTGGAAGCAACTTGGTGACTCTAAAGGCAGAGGTCTCATCTTTGACAGCTCTGCAAGGGTTAATCGCTGAGACGGGGGCAGCATCGGTTGTGGCAACGGCCCTGTATGAGCCGTGGCTGAAGGAAAGAGATGACAGCGTGTGGGAGAAACTGGAGAAACAAGGTGTTAAGTGCCATGTCTACCACTCCTACTGCCTTAGAGACCCCTACACGGTCAGCACACGGGGCGTTGGACTAAGAG GTATCGGCTCTGTCTCTCACTTCATGAGTTGTTGCCAGCAGAATCCTGGCAGTGGACAGACCTCTCCGCTGGATGCCCCCGCTGCCCTGCCTGCTCCCTCAGCATGGCCACAGGGATGCCCACTTGTTGATCTGGGACTGGCACGCATGCCACGCAGGAAAGATGGCACAGAG ATTGATTGGGCTGTGAACATTCGGAAATCATGGGACATTAGTGAGGAAGGAGCTCAGGCTCATCTTGAGGCCTTCCTGCGAGATG GTGTGTACCGTTATGAGAAAGAGTCAAGTCGTGCAGATGAGCCTAACACGAGCTCTCTGTCTCCGTATCTGCACTTTGGGCAGTTGAGTGCACGCAGCCTATTATGGGATGCCCGTGGAGCTCACTGCAGACCCCCCAAGTTCCAGCGGAAACTGGCCTGGAGGGATCTGGCATACTGGCAGCTGTGCCTTTTCCCAGACCTGCCCTGGGAGTCCCTCAGGCCACCGTACAAG GCTTTGCGCTGGAGTTCAGACCATGTCCATCTGAAGGCATGGCAGCGTGGATGCACAGGATACCCACTGATAGATGCGGCAATGAGACAGCTGTGGCAAACTGGCTGGATGAACAACTACATGAGACACGTGGTTGCCTCCTTCCTCATCGCTTATCTGCATATTGCCTGGCAGGAAGGATACCGCTGGTTTCAG GACACGCTGGTAGACGCTGATGTTGCCATAGACGCCATGATGTGGCAGAATGGAGGAATGTGTGGACTGGATCACTGGAACTTCGTCATGCACCCTGTTGATGCAGCGCTGACCTGTGACCCCTATGGCACCTATGTGCGGCAGTGGTGTCCTGAACTGAAGGCACTTCCTGATGACCTCGTCCATAAGCCCTGGAAGTGCCCAGCATCAATGCTGCGTAGAGCAG GTGTGGTTTTAGGTGGCAACTACCCAGAGCGGATTGTTGTTGACCTTGAGGAGCGACGTGCACAGTCTCTACAGGATGTGGCGACGGTGAGAAGGCGCTTTAGGGAGTTTGTTGACCAGCGATCAGGCTGTGACCTGGTACCTGTTCCTGCAAGGTTGGTGCAAGATGCCCTGGGCAGTATGGAAGATGTTATGAGTCGTGAAGGAACCGGCTTTCTCCTCCCAGTCATCACACGCATGGAGTTTAAACACCAGTCAGAGGATCCAGACAGGCAAGATAACACGAGCAGTGCTGTGCTGAAGGGCTACGTCAGCCGCAAACGGGACGAAACCATTGCCTTCCTAAATGAGAGAGACTTCACAGCCAGTGTGATGTGTGAGAACACACAGCGTAGAGAGAGGTTAGAGAGGGACTGGTGTCTTCTGGAGGGTCTGCCTAAGCCCACAGTGTCACGTGGCAGGGCCAGACGGACCCCAACCAGAGACCCTTACAGCAAAGTGCCTGGAGGTGTCGCTGTTCCCCACAGATAA
- the si:ch1073-390k14.1 gene encoding deoxyribodipyrimidine photo-lyase isoform X1: MSVSRDMKSVSQVRVLLRELVSGREDPDGFFCMCLSLLGDTDTRAHFLDEIKPLLSGHEHLHSQLTAIFLEYFSKDKADELELALALSLYETKLTKPVHQPYKSYADLTTSGVNQSNISDGAEEAENQAGAKWTLDTEVHNTTCAIKNTNKENDDLKVTKSTRSQRRRLRKKQHLLKNPSGPRPVLLWFRRDLRMWDNPALIGCLELGAPVIPVFLWNVVEEEGPGVTVATGGASKYWLHQALVSLNCSLEKRGSNLVTLKAEVSSLTALQGLIAETGAASVVATALYEPWLKERDDSVWEKLEKQGVKCHVYHSYCLRDPYTVSTRGVGLRGIGSVSHFMSCCQQNPGSGQTSPLDAPAALPAPSAWPQGCPLVDLGLARMPRRKDGTEIDWAVNIRKSWDISEEGAQAHLEAFLRDGVYRYEKESSRADEPNTSSLSPYLHFGQLSARSLLWDARGAHCRPPKFQRKLAWRDLAYWQLCLFPDLPWESLRPPYKALRWSSDHVHLKAWQRGCTGYPLIDAAMRQLWQTGWMNNYMRHVVASFLIAYLHIAWQEGYRWFQDTLVDADVAIDAMMWQNGGMCGLDHWNFVMHPVDAALTCDPYGTYVRQWCPELKALPDDLVHKPWKCPASMLRRAGVVLGGNYPERIVVDLEERRAQSLQDVATVRRRFREFVDQRSGCDLVPVPARLVQDALGSMEDVMSREGTGFLLPVITRMEFKHQSEDPDRQDNTSSAVLKGYVSRKRDETIAFLNERDFTASVMCENTQRRERLERDWCLLEGLPKPTVSRGRARRTPTRDPYSKVPGGVAVPHR, translated from the exons ATGTCTGTAAGCAGAGATATGAAGTCCGTGTCTCAGGTCCGTGTACTGCTGAGAGAGCTGGTGTCGGGTCGCGAGGATCCGGACGGGTTTTTCTGTATGTGTTTATCTCTGCTGGGAGACACAGACACCCGAGCACACTTTCTGGACGAGATCAAACCCCTTTTATCAGGACATGAACATTTACACAGTCAGCTGACTGCAATCTTTTTGGAGTACTTCTCCAAG GATAAAGCGGATGAATTAGAGTTGGCTTTAGCACTCTCTCTTTATGAAACCAAACTTACCAAACCAGTTCATCAGCCTTACAAAAGCTATGCAGACTTGACAACGTCAGGTGTTAATCAGTCAAACATCAGTGATGGAGCAGAAGAAGCAGAGAACCAGGCTGGTGCAAAATGGACACTAGATACTGAGGTACATAACACCACGTGTgccattaaaaacacaaataaagaaaatgatgaTCTCAAGGTCACAAAGTCAACAAGGTCACAAAGGCGTCGCCTGCGTAAGAAGCAGCATTTGTTGAAGAACCCATCGGGACCACGACCGGTTCTGCTCTGGTTCAGAAGGGACCTCCGCATGTGGGATAACCCTGCTCTCATTGGCTGCCTGGAGCTTGGTGCACCTGTCATTCCTGTCTTCCTGTGGAATGTGGTGGAGGAGGAGGGTCCAGGGGTTACCGTGGCTACCGGTGGGGCGTCTAAATACTGGCTGCATCAGGCACTAGTGAGTCTGAACTGCTCTCTGGAGAAGCGTGGAAGCAACTTGGTGACTCTAAAGGCAGAGGTCTCATCTTTGACAGCTCTGCAAGGGTTAATCGCTGAGACGGGGGCAGCATCGGTTGTGGCAACGGCCCTGTATGAGCCGTGGCTGAAGGAAAGAGATGACAGCGTGTGGGAGAAACTGGAGAAACAAGGTGTTAAGTGCCATGTCTACCACTCCTACTGCCTTAGAGACCCCTACACGGTCAGCACACGGGGCGTTGGACTAAGAG GTATCGGCTCTGTCTCTCACTTCATGAGTTGTTGCCAGCAGAATCCTGGCAGTGGACAGACCTCTCCGCTGGATGCCCCCGCTGCCCTGCCTGCTCCCTCAGCATGGCCACAGGGATGCCCACTTGTTGATCTGGGACTGGCACGCATGCCACGCAGGAAAGATGGCACAGAG ATTGATTGGGCTGTGAACATTCGGAAATCATGGGACATTAGTGAGGAAGGAGCTCAGGCTCATCTTGAGGCCTTCCTGCGAGATG GTGTGTACCGTTATGAGAAAGAGTCAAGTCGTGCAGATGAGCCTAACACGAGCTCTCTGTCTCCGTATCTGCACTTTGGGCAGTTGAGTGCACGCAGCCTATTATGGGATGCCCGTGGAGCTCACTGCAGACCCCCCAAGTTCCAGCGGAAACTGGCCTGGAGGGATCTGGCATACTGGCAGCTGTGCCTTTTCCCAGACCTGCCCTGGGAGTCCCTCAGGCCACCGTACAAG GCTTTGCGCTGGAGTTCAGACCATGTCCATCTGAAGGCATGGCAGCGTGGATGCACAGGATACCCACTGATAGATGCGGCAATGAGACAGCTGTGGCAAACTGGCTGGATGAACAACTACATGAGACACGTGGTTGCCTCCTTCCTCATCGCTTATCTGCATATTGCCTGGCAGGAAGGATACCGCTGGTTTCAG GACACGCTGGTAGACGCTGATGTTGCCATAGACGCCATGATGTGGCAGAATGGAGGAATGTGTGGACTGGATCACTGGAACTTCGTCATGCACCCTGTTGATGCAGCGCTGACCTGTGACCCCTATGGCACCTATGTGCGGCAGTGGTGTCCTGAACTGAAGGCACTTCCTGATGACCTCGTCCATAAGCCCTGGAAGTGCCCAGCATCAATGCTGCGTAGAGCAG GTGTGGTTTTAGGTGGCAACTACCCAGAGCGGATTGTTGTTGACCTTGAGGAGCGACGTGCACAGTCTCTACAGGATGTGGCGACGGTGAGAAGGCGCTTTAGGGAGTTTGTTGACCAGCGATCAGGCTGTGACCTGGTACCTGTTCCTGCAAGGTTGGTGCAAGATGCCCTGGGCAGTATGGAAGATGTTATGAGTCGTGAAGGAACCGGCTTTCTCCTCCCAGTCATCACACGCATGGAGTTTAAACACCAGTCAGAGGATCCAGACAGGCAAGATAACACGAGCAGTGCTGTGCTGAAGGGCTACGTCAGCCGCAAACGGGACGAAACCATTGCCTTCCTAAATGAGAGAGACTTCACAGCCAGTGTGATGTGTGAGAACACACAGCGTAGAGAGAGGTTAGAGAGGGACTGGTGTCTTCTGGAGGGTCTGCCTAAGCCCACAGTGTCACGTGGCAGGGCCAGACGGACCCCAACCAGAGACCCTTACAGCAAAGTGCCTGGAGGTGTCGCTGTTCCCCACAGATAA
- the LOC132156352 gene encoding glycine cleavage system H protein, mitochondrial-like, with product MAMSTILRRASVSLTSSLPRLSNRNALTPARLLARTFYKRPLSTTTQFCAALKFTDKHEWVRVDSGVATVGISNFAQEALGDVVYCGLPEVGAKLAQSDEFGALESVKAASELFCPLTGEVTDVNDALADNPGLVNKSCYKDGWLIKMTVSVPEELDGLMDEAAYERYIKSIED from the exons ATGGCGATGTCCACAATATTACGACGTGCTTCTGTTAGTTTGACCTCCTCTCTGCCTCGACTGTCAAATAGAAACGCCCTGACTCCAGCTAGACTGCTGGCGAGGACATTCTATAAAAGACCCCTGAGCACCACCACTCAATTTTGTGCAG CACTGAAGTTCACAGACAAACACGAGTGGGTTCGCGTGGACAGTGGTGTGGCAACAGTGGGCATCAGTAATTTTGCACAG GAGGCACTGGGGGACGTGGTCTACTGTGGGCTCCCTGAAGTTGGCGCAAAGTTGGCACAGTCGG ATGAATTTGGTGCTCTGGAGAGTGTTAAAGCAGCAAGTGAGTTGTTCTGTCCTCTGACGGGGGAGGTGACGGATGTCAATGATGCCTTGGCGGACAACCCAGGACTGGTCAACAAATCATGCTATAAAGACG GCTGGCTGATAAAGATGACTGTATCTGTTCCTGAGGAGTTGGATGGACTGATGGATGAAGCTGCTTATGAGAGATACATCAAATCTATAGAGGACTAG